One Streptomyces sp. B21-105 genomic region harbors:
- a CDS encoding zinc-binding dehydrogenase, with protein MFAVYAARIDRDQPLSGLELGERPAPEARPGWSTVEVRAASLNHHDLWSLKGVGLPEGRLPMILGCDAAGVDEDGNEVVLHSVIGQTGHGVGPDEPRSILTERYQGTFAEQVAVPTWNILPKPKELSFAEAACLPTAWLTAYRMLFTNAGVRPGDSVLVQGAGGGVATAAIVLGRAAGLRVFATSRDEAKRKRALELGAVEAVEPGARLPQRVDAVIETVGAATWSHSVKSLRPGGTLVISGATSGDRPSHAELTRIFFLELKVVGSTMGSKDELEDLLSFCAATGVRPVIDEALPLDRAREGFERLASGDLFGKIVLTNG; from the coding sequence ATGTTCGCCGTCTACGCCGCCCGTATCGACCGTGACCAGCCGCTCTCCGGACTGGAGTTGGGGGAGCGTCCGGCCCCCGAGGCCCGGCCCGGCTGGAGCACCGTCGAGGTTCGGGCCGCATCGCTCAACCACCACGATCTCTGGTCGCTCAAGGGTGTCGGCCTCCCGGAGGGCCGGCTGCCGATGATCCTCGGCTGCGACGCCGCCGGCGTCGACGAGGACGGCAACGAGGTCGTCCTGCACTCCGTCATCGGGCAGACGGGGCACGGCGTCGGGCCCGACGAGCCGCGCTCGATCCTCACCGAGCGGTACCAGGGCACCTTCGCCGAGCAGGTCGCGGTGCCGACCTGGAACATCCTGCCCAAGCCGAAGGAGCTCTCCTTCGCGGAGGCCGCCTGTCTGCCCACGGCCTGGCTGACGGCGTACCGGATGCTCTTCACCAACGCCGGCGTGCGTCCCGGCGACTCCGTTCTCGTGCAGGGCGCCGGCGGCGGCGTCGCCACCGCGGCCATCGTGCTGGGCCGGGCCGCCGGGCTGCGGGTCTTCGCCACCAGTAGGGACGAGGCCAAGCGCAAGCGAGCGCTGGAGCTGGGCGCCGTCGAGGCGGTGGAGCCGGGTGCGCGGCTGCCGCAGCGGGTGGACGCCGTCATCGAGACCGTCGGCGCGGCGACCTGGTCGCACTCGGTGAAGTCCCTGCGGCCCGGCGGCACCCTCGTCATCTCCGGCGCCACCAGCGGCGACCGTCCCTCGCACGCCGAGCTGACCCGGATCTTCTTCCTCGAGCTGAAGGTCGTCGGCTCGACGATGGGCTCGAAGGACGAGCTGGAGGACCTGCTGTCCTTCTGCGCCGCCACCGGCGTCCGCCCCGTCATCGACGAGGCGCTGCCGCTCGACCGGGCCCGCGAGGGATTCGAACGGCTCGCGTCCGGAGACCTGTTCGGCAAGATCGTGCTCACCAACGGCTGA
- a CDS encoding NAD(P)-dependent malic enzyme, whose translation MAAEIVNPRSESADGTGQEGGAEPLDSFDPVFALHRGGKMAVQATVPIRDKDDLSLAYTPGVARVCTAIAEQPDLVNDYTWKSSVVAVVTDGTAVLGLGDIGPEASLPVMEGKAILFKQFGGVDAVPIALACTNVDEIVETVVRLAPSFGGVNLEDISAPRCFEIERRLQEELDIPIFHDDQHGTAIVTLAALRNAARLSGRGIGELRAVISGAGAAGFAIARMLIEAGIGDVAVADRKGIVSADRGDLTDVKRELAGFTNKAGLSGSLEDALAGADVFVGVSGGTVAEEAVASMAKGAFVFAMANPNPEVHPDVAHKYAAVVATGRSDFPNQINNVLAFPGIFAGALQVRASRITEGMKLAAAEALAGVVGDDLAADYVIPSPFDERVAPAVTAAVAAAARAEGVARR comes from the coding sequence GTGGCAGCGGAGATCGTCAATCCTCGCAGCGAGAGCGCCGACGGAACGGGCCAGGAGGGCGGTGCGGAGCCCCTCGACTCGTTCGACCCGGTGTTCGCGCTGCACCGTGGTGGAAAGATGGCCGTGCAGGCCACCGTCCCGATCCGCGACAAGGACGACCTGTCCCTCGCCTATACGCCCGGCGTCGCTCGCGTGTGCACCGCGATCGCGGAACAGCCGGACCTGGTGAACGACTACACCTGGAAGTCGTCCGTCGTCGCGGTCGTGACCGACGGCACGGCCGTGCTCGGGCTCGGCGACATCGGCCCGGAGGCCTCCCTCCCGGTCATGGAAGGCAAGGCGATCCTGTTCAAGCAGTTCGGCGGTGTCGACGCGGTGCCGATCGCGCTCGCCTGCACGAACGTGGACGAGATCGTCGAGACGGTGGTGCGCCTCGCGCCCTCGTTCGGCGGAGTCAACCTGGAGGACATCTCGGCGCCGCGGTGCTTCGAGATCGAGCGCCGGCTCCAGGAGGAGCTCGACATCCCGATCTTCCACGACGACCAGCACGGCACGGCGATCGTGACGCTGGCGGCGTTGCGCAACGCGGCGCGGCTGAGCGGGCGGGGCATCGGTGAGCTGCGGGCGGTCATCTCGGGCGCCGGGGCGGCCGGCTTCGCCATCGCCAGGATGCTCATCGAGGCCGGCATCGGGGACGTCGCGGTCGCCGACCGCAAGGGCATCGTCTCGGCGGACCGGGGCGACCTGACCGACGTCAAGCGCGAGCTGGCCGGGTTCACCAACAAGGCCGGGCTGAGCGGTTCGCTCGAGGACGCGCTGGCCGGCGCCGACGTGTTCGTCGGCGTCTCCGGCGGCACGGTGGCCGAGGAGGCGGTGGCCTCGATGGCGAAGGGCGCGTTCGTCTTCGCCATGGCCAACCCGAACCCCGAGGTGCACCCGGACGTCGCCCACAAGTACGCGGCCGTCGTCGCGACCGGGCGGTCCGACTTCCCGAACCAGATCAACAACGTGCTGGCGTTCCCGGGCATCTTCGCCGGCGCGCTGCAGGTGCGGGCGTCCAGGATCACCGAGGGCATGAAGCTCGCGGCGGCCGAGGCGCTGGCGGGAGTCGTCGGCGACGATCTCGCGGCGGACTACGTGATCCCGTCGCCGTTCGACGAGCGGGTCGCGCCCGCGGTGACGGCGGCGGTTGCCGCGGCTGCCCGGGCCGAAGGGGTTGCTCGTCGCTGA
- a CDS encoding amino acid ABC transporter ATP-binding protein, producing the protein MTAMVKAEGVHKSFGLVEVLKGIDLEVKNGEVFCLIGPSGSGKSTFLRCINHLEKINAGRLYVDGDLVGYRQKGDKLYELKDSEVALKRRDIGMVFQRFNLFPHMTAAENVIEAPVQVKGLSKAQARERARELLDRVGLADKAGSYPAQLSGGQQQRVAIARALAMDPKLMLFDEPTSALDPELVGDVLDVMRDLAESGMTMVVVTHEMGFAREVGDSLVFMDGGVVVESGNPRDVLTNPQHERTQAFLSKVL; encoded by the coding sequence ATGACCGCGATGGTGAAGGCGGAGGGCGTCCACAAGTCCTTCGGCCTGGTCGAGGTCCTCAAGGGCATCGACCTGGAGGTCAAGAACGGCGAGGTGTTCTGCCTCATCGGCCCGTCCGGCTCCGGCAAGTCGACGTTCCTGAGGTGCATCAACCACCTCGAGAAGATCAACGCCGGCCGGCTGTACGTCGACGGGGACCTGGTGGGCTACCGCCAGAAGGGCGACAAGCTGTACGAGCTCAAGGACAGCGAGGTCGCACTGAAGCGCCGGGACATCGGCATGGTGTTCCAGCGGTTCAACCTGTTCCCGCACATGACGGCGGCGGAGAACGTGATCGAGGCCCCGGTCCAGGTCAAGGGCCTCAGCAAGGCCCAGGCCAGGGAGCGGGCGAGGGAACTCCTGGACCGGGTCGGCCTCGCCGACAAGGCCGGGAGCTACCCCGCGCAGCTCTCCGGCGGCCAGCAGCAGCGCGTCGCGATCGCCCGGGCCCTGGCCATGGACCCGAAGCTGATGCTGTTCGACGAGCCGACGTCGGCCCTCGACCCGGAGCTGGTCGGCGACGTCCTCGACGTCATGCGCGACCTCGCCGAGTCCGGGATGACGATGGTCGTCGTCACCCACGAGATGGGCTTCGCCCGTGAGGTCGGCGACAGCCTGGTCTTCATGGACGGCGGCGTGGTCGTCGAGTCGGGCAACCCGCGCGACGTCCTGACCAACCCGCAGCACGAGCGGACGCAGGCGTTCCTGTCCAAGGTGCTTTGA
- a CDS encoding DUF6104 family protein, producing MYFTDRGIEELEKRRGEEEVTFEWLAEQLRTFVDLNPDFEVPVERLATWLARLDDDEDDE from the coding sequence ATGTACTTCACCGATCGCGGAATCGAGGAACTCGAGAAGCGGCGCGGCGAGGAGGAGGTCACCTTCGAGTGGCTCGCCGAGCAGCTGAGGACGTTCGTCGACCTGAACCCGGACTTCGAGGTGCCGGTGGAGCGGCTGGCGACATGGCTGGCGCGGCTGGACGACGACGAGGACGACGAGTAG
- a CDS encoding ABC transporter substrate-binding protein, with protein MTARSTRTTTAARTRLAAVGSLAVAGALLLTACGDQTEGGGSSSESSSGSNKAPLFSKLPAEIQKSGVIKVGTNAEYAPMESVEGGKIVGVDPDIAAALGKQLGVDFQFTSGGFDTLITAVNTGRYNIAMSSITDNKQRQEGLDDKGKKLGEGVDFVDYFTAGTAIYVKKGNPKGVKTMDDLCGQTVAVQRGTTYEEALKAQSKKCTDGGKKALKIESFENDTEAQTRVKSGGAVAGVNDYPVAVDMAKKAGGGNTFEVLDEQYEAAPFGIVVDKKNTQLRDALKEAVDAIIKDGSYQKVLEKWGAQSGAIKAAAINGGK; from the coding sequence ATGACCGCACGCTCCACCCGAACCACGACCGCCGCGCGCACCCGCCTGGCGGCGGTCGGATCCCTCGCGGTCGCGGGCGCCCTGCTGCTCACCGCCTGCGGGGACCAGACCGAGGGCGGCGGAAGCTCCTCCGAGTCGTCCAGCGGCTCCAACAAGGCCCCGCTCTTCTCGAAGCTCCCGGCCGAGATCCAGAAGTCGGGTGTCATCAAGGTCGGCACCAACGCCGAGTACGCCCCCATGGAGTCCGTCGAGGGCGGCAAGATCGTGGGCGTCGACCCCGACATCGCCGCCGCGCTCGGCAAGCAGCTCGGCGTCGACTTCCAGTTCACCTCGGGCGGCTTCGACACCCTGATCACCGCGGTCAACACCGGCCGCTACAACATCGCCATGTCGTCCATCACGGACAACAAGCAGCGCCAGGAGGGTCTGGACGACAAGGGCAAGAAGCTGGGCGAGGGCGTCGACTTCGTCGACTACTTCACCGCGGGCACGGCCATCTACGTCAAGAAGGGCAACCCCAAGGGCGTCAAGACCATGGACGACCTGTGCGGTCAGACGGTCGCGGTGCAGCGGGGCACCACCTACGAGGAGGCCCTGAAGGCGCAGTCCAAGAAGTGCACGGACGGCGGCAAGAAGGCCCTCAAGATCGAGTCCTTCGAGAACGACACCGAGGCCCAGACCCGCGTGAAGTCCGGCGGCGCCGTGGCCGGCGTCAACGACTACCCGGTCGCCGTGGACATGGCCAAGAAGGCCGGCGGCGGCAACACCTTCGAGGTGCTCGACGAGCAGTACGAGGCCGCTCCGTTCGGCATCGTCGTCGACAAGAAGAACACCCAGCTGCGCGACGCCCTCAAGGAAGCCGTCGACGCGATCATCAAGGACGGCTCGTACCAGAAGGTGCTGGAGAAGTGGGGCGCCCAGAGCGGCGCGATCAAGGCTGCCGCGATCAACGGCGGCAAGTGA
- a CDS encoding amino acid ABC transporter permease — protein sequence MTDKLDKSSAGAPPEDTPPVAKDAAFSGPPEAIKAIPVRHYGRWVSAVIVIALLALLVNAFAHGDIQWDTVGDQLFDSTVIAGAGRTLLISILSMVLGVVLGVVLAVMRLSKNPVTSTVAWLYIWFFRGTPVYVQLLMWFNLALIFPMLNLGPIYKDEMTDVMTPFMCALLGLGLNEAAYMAEICRAGLLAVDEGQTEAAHALGMSHGKTLRRIVIPQAMRVIVPPTGNEFINMLKTSSLVYVVTYNELLRSTSVIGSSSFAVMELLFVASIWYLVMTSVFSVFQYYLERYYARGSSRSLPPTVFQKIRANLFGSSRRTA from the coding sequence ATGACTGACAAGCTCGACAAGTCCTCCGCGGGCGCACCACCCGAGGACACCCCGCCGGTCGCCAAGGACGCGGCGTTCTCCGGCCCGCCGGAGGCGATCAAGGCGATCCCGGTGCGTCACTACGGCCGCTGGGTCAGTGCCGTCATCGTCATCGCGCTGCTCGCGCTGCTGGTCAACGCCTTCGCCCACGGCGACATCCAGTGGGACACCGTCGGCGACCAGTTGTTCGACTCGACCGTGATCGCGGGCGCCGGGCGCACCCTGCTGATCAGCATCCTGTCCATGGTGCTCGGCGTCGTCCTGGGCGTCGTGCTGGCCGTGATGCGGCTGTCGAAGAACCCGGTGACCAGCACGGTCGCCTGGCTGTACATCTGGTTCTTCCGGGGCACCCCGGTGTACGTGCAGCTGCTGATGTGGTTCAACCTGGCGCTGATCTTCCCGATGCTGAACCTCGGTCCGATCTACAAGGACGAGATGACGGACGTCATGACGCCGTTCATGTGCGCCCTGCTCGGCCTGGGTCTGAACGAGGCCGCGTACATGGCCGAGATCTGCCGGGCCGGCCTGCTGGCCGTGGACGAGGGTCAGACCGAGGCGGCCCACGCGCTGGGCATGAGCCACGGCAAGACGCTGCGCCGGATCGTCATCCCGCAGGCGATGCGGGTGATCGTGCCGCCGACCGGCAACGAGTTCATCAACATGCTGAAGACCTCGTCGCTGGTGTACGTGGTGACGTACAACGAGCTGCTGCGCTCGACGTCGGTGATCGGTTCCTCGTCGTTCGCCGTGATGGAGCTGCTGTTCGTCGCCTCCATCTGGTACCTGGTCATGACCAGCGTCTTCAGCGTCTTCCAGTACTACCTGGAGCGCTACTACGCCCGCGGTTCCAGCCGCAGCCTCCCGCCCACGGTCTTCCAGAAGATCAGGGCGAACCTGTTCGGATCCTCGAGGAGGACGGCATGA
- a CDS encoding helix-turn-helix domain-containing protein has protein sequence MTEATDLAERAGDRDPRVGLRAVAALRRLLEQLEAVQVRSARNQGWSWQEIAAELGVSRQAVHKKHGRQ, from the coding sequence ATGACCGAAGCAACGGATCTCGCCGAGCGCGCAGGCGACCGCGATCCACGGGTCGGACTGCGCGCCGTGGCGGCACTGCGCCGACTGCTGGAGCAGTTGGAGGCGGTGCAGGTGCGCAGTGCGCGAAACCAGGGCTGGTCCTGGCAGGAGATCGCCGCGGAACTCGGGGTCAGCAGACAGGCCGTCCACAAGAAGCACGGGAGGCAGTGA
- a CDS encoding helix-turn-helix transcriptional regulator, with the protein MPPVFAHGRLRLYLLKLLDEAPRHGYEVIRLLEERFQGLYAPSAGTVYPRLAKLEAEGLVTHTTEGGRKVYAITDAGRAELADRSGELADLELEIRESVAELAAEIRADVRGAAGDLRREMRAAASEARQGAGRPQAAEHGDHGTHGTHKTHGENSEYGEYGDQEAWRAAKEEMRRVKQEWKEQARRAKDESRRAREEAQRARRQAKEAQEHARTQAQEEVQRIARRVQEQVQDHFARGDWPTGVREGLTELAKEFGEFGKDFGRDFGFGRPAATNPSGPKTAATPGAAAGTAAPAAPGTAAGPTTPVPPEYSRTPEDFPAGYEPAWAHEDTSGDPARDLDRLLDRFRDDIRDAARDHGVTGDQLREARRHLSTAAAHIGVVLRAPKS; encoded by the coding sequence ATGCCTCCCGTCTTCGCCCACGGCCGTCTCCGCCTCTACCTGCTGAAGCTGCTGGACGAGGCGCCGCGCCACGGCTACGAGGTGATCCGCCTCCTCGAAGAACGCTTCCAGGGCCTCTACGCGCCCTCGGCGGGCACGGTGTATCCGCGACTGGCCAAGCTGGAGGCCGAGGGCCTGGTCACCCACACAACAGAGGGCGGCCGCAAGGTGTACGCGATCACCGACGCGGGCCGTGCCGAACTCGCGGACCGCAGCGGTGAACTGGCCGACCTGGAGCTGGAGATCCGCGAGTCGGTCGCCGAGCTGGCCGCGGAGATCCGGGCCGACGTGCGAGGGGCGGCGGGGGATCTGCGCCGTGAGATGCGGGCGGCGGCCTCCGAGGCCCGCCAGGGCGCCGGCCGCCCGCAAGCGGCGGAGCACGGCGACCACGGAACCCACGGGACTCACAAAACCCACGGCGAGAACTCCGAGTACGGCGAGTACGGCGACCAGGAGGCCTGGCGTGCCGCCAAGGAGGAGATGCGCCGCGTCAAGCAGGAGTGGAAGGAACAGGCGCGCCGGGCGAAGGACGAGAGCCGCCGCGCCCGCGAGGAGGCCCAGCGGGCCCGCCGCCAGGCCAAGGAGGCCCAGGAACACGCCCGCACCCAGGCCCAGGAGGAGGTGCAGCGCATCGCACGCCGCGTGCAGGAACAGGTCCAGGACCACTTCGCCCGGGGCGACTGGCCGACGGGCGTCCGCGAGGGCCTGACCGAACTGGCCAAGGAGTTCGGCGAATTCGGCAAGGACTTCGGCAGGGACTTCGGCTTCGGCCGCCCGGCCGCGACAAACCCCTCGGGGCCGAAGACGGCTGCCACCCCGGGGGCGGCAGCCGGAACGGCCGCACCCGCCGCCCCAGGGACGGCAGCCGGCCCCACGACCCCCGTGCCCCCGGAGTACTCCCGCACGCCCGAGGACTTCCCCGCGGGATACGAGCCGGCCTGGGCCCACGAGGACACCAGCGGCGACCCGGCCCGGGATCTGGACCGCCTCCTGGACCGCTTCCGCGACGACATCCGGGACGCGGCCCGTGACCACGGAGTCACCGGCGACCAGCTCCGCGAGGCCCGCCGCCATCTGTCGACGGCGGCGGCGCACATCGGCGTGGTGCTGCGAGCGCCCAAGTCCTGA
- a CDS encoding Clp protease N-terminal domain-containing protein has product MFERFTKDARAVVQGAVAHAERTRAERVEETHVLLALLDREGSRGSFALASLGLPPGGRGAVVRELDEVRRRGGLSRADADALSGLGIDVSRILSRVEEAHGEGALAAEGRAGGLGQRVFGGRPFARGAKDLLTDTLRIALGRRERRIGDEHLLLALTARRGAPSEVLADHGVTYTSLTRVLYGDGRGEAEPEARAG; this is encoded by the coding sequence ATGTTCGAGCGGTTCACGAAGGACGCCCGGGCCGTGGTCCAGGGCGCGGTGGCACACGCCGAACGGACGCGGGCGGAGCGCGTCGAGGAGACGCATGTGCTGCTCGCCCTGCTCGACCGCGAGGGGAGCCGCGGTTCCTTCGCGCTGGCCTCGCTGGGACTCCCCCCGGGCGGACGCGGGGCTGTGGTGCGGGAGTTGGACGAGGTCCGCCGCCGGGGTGGTCTCTCCCGTGCCGACGCGGACGCCCTCTCGGGCCTGGGCATCGACGTCTCTCGGATCCTCTCGCGGGTCGAGGAGGCGCACGGGGAGGGCGCGCTGGCGGCCGAGGGCAGGGCCGGCGGCCTCGGCCAGCGCGTCTTCGGCGGGCGTCCCTTCGCTCGCGGGGCCAAGGACCTGCTCACCGACACGCTGCGCATCGCCCTCGGCCGCCGTGAGCGGCGCATCGGCGACGAGCACCTGCTGCTCGCCCTCACCGCCCGCCGGGGCGCACCCTCGGAGGTCCTGGCCGACCACGGCGTCACCTACACGTCCCTGACGCGGGTGCTGTACGGCGACGGCCGCGGCGAGGCCGAGCCCGAGGCCAGGGCCGGCTGA
- a CDS encoding DUF4097 family beta strand repeat-containing protein, with protein MSEWSVAEPRKLSFDEPVSELHVRIVEGTVNVVGTDEGPARLEVSEVDGPPLVVSHRDGTLTVAYEDLPWKGLLKWLDRRGWRRRAVVSLAVPAGTRVEVGVVSATAVVSGIDGHAEVKGVTGDTTLVGLAGPVRADTVSGSVEAQALTGDLRFNSVSGDLTVVEAGSSVKADSVSGSMIVDLDPASRPTRIDLTSVSGEIAIRLPHPADAQVEANTASGSVSNAFEDLRVSGQWGAKRITGRLGAGNGKLRATTVSGSIALLRRPPTEEAAVRDPGENAVRGPGAERSSGDPADSTTDKKVF; from the coding sequence ATGTCCGAGTGGTCCGTTGCCGAACCGAGGAAACTCTCCTTCGACGAGCCCGTGAGCGAACTGCACGTGCGCATCGTCGAGGGCACCGTGAACGTGGTGGGCACCGACGAAGGCCCTGCCCGTCTGGAGGTCTCCGAGGTCGACGGCCCGCCGCTGGTGGTCAGCCACCGCGACGGGACCTTGACCGTGGCCTATGAGGACCTTCCCTGGAAGGGCTTGCTCAAGTGGCTCGACCGCAGGGGCTGGCGGCGCAGGGCCGTCGTCTCGCTCGCCGTGCCGGCCGGCACCCGGGTGGAGGTGGGCGTGGTGAGCGCCACCGCCGTGGTCTCCGGCATCGACGGCCACGCCGAGGTGAAGGGCGTCACCGGGGACACCACCCTGGTCGGCCTCGCCGGGCCGGTGCGCGCCGACACCGTCTCGGGCAGCGTGGAGGCGCAGGCCCTCACCGGCGACCTGCGCTTCAACTCGGTCTCCGGGGACCTCACGGTGGTCGAGGCCGGCTCCTCCGTGAAGGCCGACTCCGTGAGCGGGTCGATGATCGTCGACCTCGACCCCGCGAGCCGTCCCACCCGGATCGACCTGACCAGCGTCTCGGGCGAGATCGCCATCCGGCTGCCGCATCCGGCCGACGCGCAGGTGGAGGCGAACACCGCGAGCGGCTCGGTCTCCAACGCCTTCGAGGACCTGCGGGTCAGCGGCCAGTGGGGCGCCAAGCGCATCACGGGCCGGCTGGGCGCCGGCAACGGCAAGCTCAGAGCGACCACGGTCTCCGGCTCGATCGCCCTGCTCAGAAGGCCTCCGACGGAGGAAGCGGCAGTCCGTGACCCGGGGGAGAATGCGGTTCGCGGCCCGGGCGCCGAGCGCTCCTCGGGTGACCCGGCCGACAGCACGACCGACAAGAAGGTGTTCTGA